The Hevea brasiliensis isolate MT/VB/25A 57/8 chromosome 1, ASM3005281v1, whole genome shotgun sequence genome has a window encoding:
- the LOC110656003 gene encoding uncharacterized protein LOC110656003, whose protein sequence is MANITHDTGITALPATYVNLHKWLESDTEFERSGSYKGCRPEGVHGHPRVVDSRSCRQLYLRSYTFSRKESVPEKAKKCIGKVKERIKNKRSSRQRSSSSSPSSSKASNNSEKIGFGKRDSFRRVPCAALFSMFKRLLSCTTKVDVVEHGDQ, encoded by the coding sequence ATGGCCAACATCACCCATGATACTGGCATCACAGCCCTGCCGGCCACCTATGTGAACCTCCACAAATGGCTGGAATCCGACACGGAGTTTGAGAGATCAGGGAGCTACAAGGGCTGCCGGCCGGAGGGTGTGCATGGGCACCCTAGGGTTGTGGACAGCAGATCATGCAGACAATTGTACTTGCGGAGCTACACATTCTCAAGAAAAGAAAGTGTTCCTGAGAAGGCCAAGAAGTGTATAGGCAAAGTTAAAGAGAGAATCAAGAATAAAAGATCATCAAGACAAAGATCATCATCTTCATCTCCATCTTCATCAAAAGCAAGCAATAATAGCGAGAAGATAGGATTTGGTAAAAGAGATTCTTTCAGGAGAGTGCCATGTGCTGCTTTGTTCTCTATGTTCAAGAGATTGCTATCTTGCACTACCAAGGTTGATGTGGTTGAACACGGAGATCAATGA
- the LOC110660654 gene encoding uncharacterized protein At1g24485-like has product MCHSLYHPSSASRSPSMARSLVLIFLAFFSFFSAYADVFLSIDCGASDSYTDENSIVWMGDDTLIQNGKSQVVQTTSGLSHVMTTLRVFTSRKKNCYSVEVDKGGQVLVRASFFYGNYDKKSAPPTFDLHFDGNYWVTVQTSLDQLVSYEVAYVVKGDYVSVCLAQTHPNQFPFISALEVRSLGSNTYGKVDSNYALHLTSRVAYGAKGIVRFADDIYDRIWVPAQVGSGLTVVTSDAIIISTNVDDNPPQAVLQNAITTPSTSDKIILGTGLPDKEVPIYINMYFSEVTQLDTTQNRSFETYIDNKLVSSEAIIPPYGGVYERIISNTTASANTSFSLAATPDSTLPPLINAMEVFYISGPMTDGTNSNDVDGLAALQTAFSTLQDWSGDPCLPSPYTWDWVNCSNDDIPRVTALYINGYDLSGTLPDFSSMDALETIDLHNNSIEGPIPDFLGTMPNLKELNLANNAFSGPIPASISKNNKLKLMVSGNPDLCVSGKSCQTTSTAGTDGTSSATPSGRSKKSSKLPVILGSTIPTFLVFWAIVGVLTVLHQKRKRAAIAAATTGHAGGAYGPNGTQPQAQGAQNNSIMEKIGEALVNEIKVTIQDEITSEISDQLNPQAQQQQGN; this is encoded by the exons ATGTGTCATTCTCTCTATCATCCCTCATCTGCTAGTCGTTCCCCCAGCATGGCTAGGAGCCTTGTGTTAATTTTCCTagctttcttttccttcttctcaGCATATGCAGATG TCTTTCTAAGCATTGATTGTGGAGCCTCCGATTCCTATACTGATGAAAATTCAATCGTATGGATGGGAGATGACACTCTCATCCAAAACGGCAAGTCTCAAGTGGTTCAAACTACTAGTGGACTATCTCATGTAATGACCACTCTCAGGGTTTTCACATCAAGAAAAAAGAATTGTTATTCTGTGGAAGTCGATAAGGGTGGACAGGTTCTGGTTCGCGCAAGCTTCTTCTACGGAAATTATGACAAAAAATCTGCTCCCCCTACGTTTGATCTGCATTTTGATGGCAACTATTGGGTCACAGTTCAGACATCACTTGACCAACTTGTGTCTTATGAAGTAGCGTACGTTGTCAAGGGTGATTATGTCAGTGTCTGCCTTGCCCAAACACACCCTAACCAGTTTCCATTTATATCTGCACTTGAGGTTCGGAGCTTAGGCTCCAACACTTATGGAAAAGTTGATTCAAACTATGCCTTGCATTTGACATCAAGGGTTGCTTATGGAGCCAAGGGAATTGTCAG ATTCGCAGACGATATCTATGATCGGATTTGGGTTCCAGCACAAGTTGGCAGTGGATTAACTGTGGTTACGAGCGATGCAATAATCATTAGCACTAATGTAGATGATAATCCACCACAAGCAGTGTTGCAGAATGCTATAACCACACCAAGCACATCTGACAAGATCATTTTAGGCACTGGTCTCCCAGATAAGGAGGTTCCCATATACATTAACATGTACTTCTCTGAAGTGACTCAGCTTGATACAACCCAGAACAGGTCCTTCGAGACTTATATAGATAACAAGCTTGTTAGTTCAGAAGCTATTATCCCCCCTTATGGAGGAGTGTACGAGAGGATAATTAGTAACACTACTGCATCTGCCAACACATCGTTTTCTCTTGCTGCCACTCCTGATTCTACTCTTCCTCCTCTCATTAATGCCATGGAAGTCTTCTACATTAGTGGTCCAATGACAGATGGAACCAATAGTAATGATG TGGATGGGTTGGCTGCATTGCAAACTGCATTCAGTACATTGCAGGACTGGTCTGGTGATCCGTGTCTTCCATCCCCATACACTTGGGACTGGGTGAATTGCAGTAATGATGATATTCCTCGCGTTACAGCCTT GTATATTAATGGCTATGATCTCTCAGGGACACTTCCAGATTTCAGTTCCATGGATGCTCTTGAAACAAT AGATTTACACAATAACAGCATAGAAGGACCTATTCCTGATTTCCTTGGCACCATGCCTAACCTCAAAGAATT GAATCTGGCAAATAATGCATTCAGTGGACCAATACCTGCTTCCATATCAAAGAATAACAAGTTGAAATTAAT GGTATCAGGCAATCCGGACTTGTGCGTCTCCGGCAAGTCATGTCAGACAACTAGCACCGCAGGGACTGACGGGACCTCATCAGCAACTCCTTCGGGCCGCAGCAAGAAGAGTAGCAAACTTCCTGTAATTCTTGGATCCACAATCCCAACATTCCTTGTTTTCTGGGCTATTGTGGGAGTTCTAACTGTATTgcaccagaaaagaaaaagagcaGCCATCGCTGCAGCAACCACAG GACATGCTGGTGGTGCCTATGGGCCTAACGGTACACAGCCGCAAGCACAAGGTGCACAAAACAATTCGATAATGGAGAAAATCGGTGAAGCTTTGGTAAATGAGATCAAGGTGACCATCCAGGATGAAATAACTTCAGAGATTAGTGATCAGTTAAATCCACAGGCACAGCAGCAGCAAGGAAACTAA
- the LOC110656013 gene encoding receptor-like protein kinase HERK 1, translating into MMSDSGLKIFVFALSILSLAWLCCGFNPVDNYLIDCGSISDTTVGDRVFLADNSTSNTLSTPKNIFAKSSTSVTSSDDSLLYQTARILDGTSKYSFSIQQPGRHWIRLYFYPFVHDSYNMSKANFDVSTQDHVLMSNFSVNSNVVKEFSVNVTSSSLEITFTPSSNSFAFLNAFEVVSVPDTLITDGASTFNPLGKFQGMLSQALETIFRVNMGGPTILPENDTLGRTWVPDQSFLINKNSATNISRISAVKYVDGGATPNIAPNTVYGTATMMNSADNPSSNFNVTWQFNVDPGFQYLVRFHFCDIVSKGLNDLYFDVYIDSWIVSNDLDPSVLLFNTLAGALYLDFVTALTVNNKLLVSIGPSSLPNVSPNAILNGLEIMKMNNSLGSLSRSASLLSDSSSKKNVGMIVGLTFGAVIAVVLAAIIFMLCRKRKKLARQGYSKTWIPLSISGGHSHTVGSKYSNGTTVSVDSNLGYRIPFVAVQEATNNFDESWVIGIGGFGKVYKGALNDGTKVAVKRGNPRSQQGLAEFQTEIEMLSQFRHRHLVSLIGYCDEKNEMILIYEYMENGTLKGHLYGSGRPSLSWKERLEICIGAARGLHYLHTGYAKAVIHRDVKSANILLDENLMAKVADFGLSKTGPEIDQTHVSTAVKGSFGYLDPEYFRRQQLTEKSDVYSFGVVLFEVLCARPVIDPTLPREMVNLAEWAMKWQKKGQLEQIIDPTLVGKVRPDSLRKFGETAEKCLADFGVDRPSMGDVLWNLEYALQLQEVVVPGDPEENSTNMIGELSPQINNFSHVDISVSTAQFGASSVDDLSGASMSKVFSQLVKSEGR; encoded by the coding sequence ATGATGAGTGATAGTggattaaaaatatttgttttTGCTTTGTCAATCTTGAGCTTGGCATGGCTTTGTTGTGGATTTAATCCTGTAGACAATTACCTTATAGACTGTGGATCAATCAGCGATACTACAGTGGGCGACCGTGTTTTCTTGGCTGATAACTCTACCTCAAACACCCTTTCAACCCCAAAAAACATTTTTGCCAAATCTTCAACATCTGTCACTTCCTCTGATGATTCATTGCTGTATCAAACAGCAAGAATCCTCGATGGAACCTCAaaatactcattttcaattcagcaACCTGGAAGACATTGGATTCGcctttatttttatccatttgtTCATGATAGTTACAATATGAGCAAGGCAAATTTTGATGTTTCCACCCAAGACCATGTCCTTATGAGCAATTTCAGTGTGAACTCTAATGTTGTTAAAGAATTTTCAGTTAACGTAACCTCGAGTAGCCTTGAAATTACTTTCACCCCATCCAGCAATTCATTTGCATTCTTGAATGCCTTCGAAGTTGTTTCCGTCCCTGATACACTCATTACAGATGGTGCCAGCACTTTTAATCCGTTGGGGAAATTCCAAGGCATGCTTTCACAGGCACTGGAGACCATTTTTAGGGTGAACATGGGTGGACCAACAATTCTCCCTGAAAATGATACCCTTGGGCGAACTTGGGTTCCTGATCAAAGTTTTCTCATCAATAAGAATTCTGCAACAAACATATCAAGAATCAGCGCTGTGAAGTATGTAGATGGTGGAGCAACACCAAATATTGCTCCTAATACTGTTTATGGTACTGCGACCATGATGAACTCAGCAGATAATCCCAGCAGCAATTTCAATGTGACCTGGCAGTTCAATGTTGATCCTGGATTTCAGTACCTCGTTCGGTTTCACTTCTGTGACATAGTAAGTAAAGGTCTTAACGACCTCTACTTTGATGTTTACATTGACTCTTGGATTGTATCGAACGATCTTGATCCTAGTGTTCTATTATTTAACACTTTGGCGGGTGcactttatttggattttgtcacaGCATTAACTGTGAACAATAAGCTTCTTGTTAGTATTGGTCCAAGCTCCCTTCCTAATGTCTCACCCAATGCCATTCTAAATGGGCTGGAGATAATGAAAATGAACAATTCCCTGGGGAGCCTCAGTAGGTCAGCATCTTTGCTTTCTGATTCAAGTTCTAAGAAGAATGTTGGCATGATAGTTGGCTTGACCTTTGGGGCAGTTATTGCTGTGGTGTTGGCTGCAATTATCTTTATGTTGtgcagaaaaaggaaaaagttggCACGTCAAGGCTATTCAAAGACATGGATTCCTCTATCTATTAGTGGGGGACATTCTCACACTGTGGGCAGTAAGTATTCTAATGGAACAACTGTTAGTGTTGATTCTAATTTGGGATATCGCATTCCTTTTGTGGCAGTTCAAGAGGCCACAAACAACTTTGATGAGAGTTGGGTTATCGGTATTGGTGGTTTTGGGAAGGTGTACAAGGGAGCTTTAAATGACGGTACAAAGGTGGCTGTTAAAAGGGGAAATCCGCGCTCCCAACAGGGACTAGCAGAGTTCCAGACTGAAATTGAGATGCTATCCCAGTTCCGACATCGCCATCTAGTTTCATTAATTGGGTACTGTGATGAAAAAAATGAGATGATCTTAATATATGAATACATGGAGAATGGCACTCTCAAGGGTCATCTCTATGGCTCTGGTCGTCCTAGCTTGAGTTGGAAGGAAAGGCTTGAGATATGTATTGGAGCAGCTAGAGGACTTCATTACCTTCACACTGGCTATGCTAAAGCAGTCATTCATCGTGATGTGAAGTCTGCAAATATCTTGCTTGATGAGAATCTAATGGCCAAAGTTGCTGATTTTGGGCTTTCAAAGACAGGACCTGAAATTGATCAGACCCATGTGAGTACAGCAGTGAAGGGGAGTTTTGGGTACCTTGATCCTGAATATTTCAGAAGGCAACAACTAACAGAGAAATCAGATGTGTATTCATTTGGGGTGGTTTTGTTTGAGGTTCTTTGTGCAAGACCTGTTATAGATCCAACCCTTCCAAGGGAAATGGTGAACTTAGCAGAATGGGCAATGAAGTGGCAGAAAAAAGGGCAGTTGGAGCAAATAATAGATCCTACACTTGTGGGGAAAGTAAGACCTGATTCTCTTAGGAAATTTGGTGAAACTGCTGAGAAATGCTTAGCTGACTTTGGCGTTGACAGGCCTTCTATGGGAGATGTCTTGTGGAACCTTGAGTATGCTCTTCAACTTCAAGAGGTAGTTGTTCCTGGTGATCCTGAAGAAAACAGCACTAACATGATTGGTGAGCTTTCTCCACAAATCAACAATTTCAGCCATGTTGATATTAGCGTTTCTACTGCTCAATTTGGAGCATCAAGTGTGGATGATCTCTCTGGGGCTTCAATGAGTAAAGTATTCTCACAGCTAGTAAAGTCTGAGGGGAGATAA